Sequence from the Nerophis ophidion isolate RoL-2023_Sa linkage group LG10, RoL_Noph_v1.0, whole genome shotgun sequence genome:
gcatgaaagtttaaaagcagcatatattaatgcattatgaagaagaatgttttaatgtagacacatagaatcatcatactgctgtgattatttgcatcaagtgttcattcaaggccaaggcaaaatatcgtaatatatatatcgcaatatggcataaaaatattgcgatattaataaaagccaatatcgacCAGCCccaatccgaacatgacatgacaatcaacaatgtccccacaaagaaagataaaaacaactgaaatattcttgattgctgaaacaaagtagatgcgggaaatatcgctcaaaggaagacatgaaactgctacagaaaaatgtgaagtgaatatttatatagcgctttttctctagtgactcaaagcgctttacatagtgacacccaatatctaagttacatttaaatcagtgtggctggcactgggagcaggtgggtaaagtgtcttgcccaaagacacaacggcagtgacaaggatggcggaagcggggattgaacctgcaaccgtcaagttgctggcacggccactctaccaaccgagctatactaaaaaaagagaaagtcaccaaaataggagcccaagacaagaactaaaacactacacacgggaaaacgGTAAAAAACTCGAATTAAGTcgcggcgtgatgtgacagtacacctattttaagacaagagctatattgatgcaggttctttatggtttaaagtcatatccaacaattgcaacaacgactttttactgtcaactgagttcagattttaatgatttctgctggtggtgtgcctgcggattttttcaacgaaaaaaaGGTTGTAAAAGACTGCGTCAGACAATGTCAATCCAAACTGTTATGCTATTTTCTTCGTACAGgctgaaatttttatttttggtctcCAGGTCGTCGTACACCCCCGGCCCGTAGTGGCCATCGCTGCGTTGCCGACAGCACCAGCCTTTACGTGTTTGGAGGCTACAACCCTGACTATGCCGATCCTCTGTTCAGGGAGCTTTGGAGGTACCACTTTGCCACGGGTCACTGGCAGCAGATTCAAACACAGGGCTTCATGCCCACGGAGCTTGCTTCCATGTCAGGTATGCTTCATTTTAGTAAAGATGGAGGATATTTCCTTTAGAAAATGTAATGGGCACAAGCTCGGGGGTCACATATCCCTACCGATTGAGTTAAGCTCAATAGGTGAAAGTCACAGGCTGTCAGTCCATAGTCTGGCACAGCTCTTAAGATATTGGGAAGTGAGGTTTGCACACAGTATTCGCACTACCAAACCAGCTATCCTCCGTTATACTGATGTTGTGATTATAGAATGGTGAAAAGAACAATGCATCTGTAACCGCTTCACAAATCCTGCTCAATTAGATCTAGGGTCCCCTGATTGAGGAAAGTGCGCTAGGCAATGAGCTTAATGCCTAAGATGACAGCTCATTGTCTGACGCAGACTCTTAAGGTGCCAGGGAGTGAGGTCTACACATGAACCACCGCAATTTTTGACACTCTTAAGCTGGCCCTATGGGCGCTACCTTGAGTACTCAAGGATACCAttactttagatcaggggtcggcaacctttaccactcaaagagccattttgacacgtttcacaaagtaaagaaaacaatgggagccacataacttttttgaaatttataatgaaataatactgcatacagagtttttttttgctttgtgcaatgtataaaccaggggtcttggaCACGCAGCCCACAcctttaatatgaaaatttaatgttagtgcggcccgtgagttttatatgaatgccgcttgacagtgtCACACCTGGCAAccgtcccaattttcccgggagactcctgaatttccgagtaattattctctcgaatgtacgccGGTGTccacccaatgaacaataataaagGGCATACAACGATGTCACtaccgccctctacagcttgtgcaaatagcttgccagcccaaagatTTGTTTAACaaggctattgcagacacacgtaagagactgcaaggcatccttattcaacagcaatacaggttacactgagggtggttgtttaaacaactttagcactcttactaatatgcgcaacactgtgaacccacaccaaacaagaatgacaaacacatttcaggagaacatccccactataacacaacaaacacaccataacaaatacccagaatccaatgtatcctgactcttcggtgcgtcggttgaggtgggcagggttgggggggggcAGGGTTTGGCGCTAGCTGGTGTGTGTAATttagccaggaagagtcagggacgcatgggattgtgggtatttgtactgtggtgtttatgttgtcttacagtgcggatgttctcccaaaatgtgtttgtcattcttgtttggtgtgggttcacagtgtggcgcatattagtaagagcgttaaagttgtttaaattaAAACTCTCAgtataacctgtatggctgttgaacaagtatgccttgcaggtaCGTGCGTCAGTTGACAAGAGCTGCGTATAGCATGCGACCGGCCGACAAGCAGATAGcattgtgtaaaagcgggcgcgatgacatgttgagGAGGAAGTTaaaagcattgccatcacggcatgcACTCAATATTGAAGACCGGAGAATGTTGTCCCCGGAAACTTCCCGAATgaatgggggggtgggggggttgttgattatgcagctgagccacatcagagtgaccaaagagccgcatgcggctccggagccgtgggttgctgactcCTGCTTTAGAGTAATATTACTAATGTAAGAATTAGTTGTACAAACAATTATCATGTCAATAACAATTAGCTTGTAATTAATACAATTTATTTCTAGCATGTggccaaagatcctttatatcagtggtccccaaccaccgattggtaccgggccgcagaataattttttattcatttttattttaaaaaaaatgtaattaaatcaacataaaaaacacaatatacacttacaattagtgcaccaaccacaaaaacctccatttttcatgacaaaaacgtccctttttcatgaaaaagaaaaagaaaaaaaaagggaggggttGTGATTTGGCTCCCGCACAATGGGATACAAATATACCGACATATATTCATACTACACATAAAAATACACACCGACTCCACAAAACATGGCACACTGCTAAATCTTAACCTAtttttaccataacaatgtaaaaggttAATATAGTATATACTCCAATTTCTCCACCCCGGTTGTCTGCATTCTTTTGTAATTGAAGAATTCattgtgtttatttattgttGCATCTGAAGCGTTTGTCACTAATCTGTTCTCTTGTTTTTCGGTgccatatttgtgtgtgtatatatatattagagtaCTATTATTGTCTCTGTCTTGTCCCCACAGTTTCcccttgttttttctttttctttcaatCCCCTCCTGCACCAAACACTAAATACATCCATTCAATGAAGTCAAATACCTACtaggcaacaagagaaatatcccaCACTTTTCTTTTATAAATCAAATCTTTACAGCAgaaatgggcatctacatcaaaaaTGTGATGTatttagaagaagaaaaaaataattttggaatCTGCTGTAGAAATGTCCCCAAAATAGTGTTGACATGAACCTGGAGGCTAACTAACATTATGATCCGCATTTGGCATCGCCTTTTATCGTAGCGCTGCCCACGCTATAAATTATTTAAACGAAAATCTTCCCTAAAATGGCCACTAAGCTTTGCTTCCTATTGCAGCTGTTTTGCACGGCAACAATCTCCTGGTGTTTGGCGGCACAGGGATCCCATTTGGTGAGAACAGCGGCAACGACGTCCATGTGTGCAACGTGAAGTACAAGCGATGGTCGCTGCTCAACTGTCGAGGGAAGAAGCCCAACAGAATCTATGGCCAGGTACTGGAACTGCTCATCGTGTGTGAATATTCTCATTCATCAGCTCATTGTACAAGATACTTCGCCTCTCAACTGAGCAGACTTCATCCTCTCAGACTTAGGACAGCtctagtctgagaggatggtgctgGATCCAACGTATTTATCCTCTAAGGTGGGGACATGCCCCCACAAAAATGGGTTTAGTTTATTTCGGTGCCAAACGACTccttgatttctttttttgtaccaGCTAATGTAACGACTTCCCTCACGCAGGCCATGGTCATCATAAATGGTTTCCTTTACGTATTCGGTGGGACGACAGGGTACGTATACAGCACTGACCTGCACAGGCTGGACCTGACAAGCAGGGAGTGGATCCACCTTAAGCCCAACAACCGCCCTGATGACCTCCCAGAGGAACGGTATGCTGTCAAATCTCTTCCGGACTTAGAATCCGGTTCTAAAACAGGCCAACATCTTTGCACAGGTATAGACATGAGATGGCACACGACGGACAGAGGATTTACATCTTGGGAGGAGGGACTTCCTTGACGTCTTACCCACTGGACAAGGTAGACGTCCAAATTGTTGTGCAGCTACCCTTGATGCTAATATAAATATTTTGCATATGCTAGATTCATGCATACAATCTGGAGACCAATTCCTGGGAGGAGATTGCAACAAAACCTCACGACAAAATAGGTTTGTATCTCACGTATGGACACCTTTTACATCAGACATGTTTTTCACCACCTGTCATTCAAACAGGGTTTCCTGCTCCTAGGAGATGTCATAGTTGTGTGCAAATAAGAAATGGTAAGCCCTTTAAACCTTTTAAAATCCTGATTTATTACATGGTGTTA
This genomic interval carries:
- the klhdc10 gene encoding kelch domain-containing protein 10, whose amino-acid sequence is MTDARGARSLDQLNTFERLSGRPQPGDTPAGRRTPPARSGHRCVADSTSLYVFGGYNPDYADPLFRELWRYHFATGHWQQIQTQGFMPTELASMSAVLHGNNLLVFGGTGIPFGENSGNDVHVCNVKYKRWSLLNCRGKKPNRIYGQAMVIINGFLYVFGGTTGYVYSTDLHRLDLTSREWIHLKPNNRPDDLPEERYRHEMAHDGQRIYILGGGTSLTSYPLDKIHAYNLETNSWEEIATKPHDKIGFPAPRRCHSCVQIRNEVFICGGYNDEVILADLWKLNLHTFQWSRLPAVMPEPAYFHCAAVTPTGCMYIHGGVVNIHENKRTGSLFKIWLAVPTLLELCWEKLHRSFPHLANLPALQLLNLGLTQELIERLK